The Siniperca chuatsi isolate FFG_IHB_CAS linkage group LG9, ASM2008510v1, whole genome shotgun sequence genome includes a region encoding these proteins:
- the LOC122882145 gene encoding protein NDRG1-like has product MVLEENECDSVFEPQITEEHVETQYGNVHCIMTGTPRAHRPVILTFHDVGLNHKSCFETLFNHEDMQEIIRHLPVCHVEAPGQHEGAKTLPTAYTYPSMDQLSEALPAVLKHFGLRTVIGLGVGAGAYILARFALNHPDLVDGLVLININPSAEGLMDSVANKITEWTHTLPDTVITHLFGKEEIQTNHDLIATYRHHITTTMNQSNVSQFFRSYNNRNVLEVERPVPGGTINVRTLKCSTLLVVGDNSPAVEAVVDCNSKLNPTKTTLLKMADCGGLPQVDQPAKVIEALKYFIQGMGYLSSSSMTRLRSRTTSSSSISSLDGSRSRAHTNELQRGRTHSRGTEEKRGRSHTDVSMESISNSNMDQIISKSTQVAC; this is encoded by the exons ATGGTCCTGGAGGAGAACGAGTGTGACTCTGTCTTTGAGCCCCAAATCACT GAGGAACACGTAGAGACTCAGTATGGGAATGTCCACTGCATCATGACAGGAACTCCACGGGCACACCGGCCTGTCATCCTGACATTTCATGATGTTGGACTGAACC ACAAGTCCTGTTTTGAGACACTGTTCAACCATGAGGACATGCAGGAAATCATCAGACATTTGCCTGTTTGTCACGTTGAAGCACCAGGACAACATGAGGGAGCCAAAACTCTGCCTACTGC GTATACCTACCCTTCCATGGACCAGCTGTCTGAAGCACTGCCCGCTGTCCTCAAACACTTTGG GTTGCGTACTGTGATTGGACTGGGAGTTGGAGCAGGAGCCTACATCCTGGCTAGATTCGCC ctgAATCACCCTGATCTGGTGGACGGATTGGTTTTGATCAACATCAACCCCAGCGCTGAAGGACTAATGGATAGTGTTGCAAACAag ATCACTGAATGGACCCACACTCTGCCGGACACAGTCATCACACACTTGTTTGGAAAG GAGGAGATCCAGACCAACCATGACCTCATAGCTACGTACCGTCACCACATCACAACAACGATGAATCAGTCCAATGTGAGTCAATTCTTCCGTTCCTACAACAACCGCAACGTTCTGGAGGTGGAGAGGCCTGTTCCTGGAGGAACCATCAATGTCAGGACCCTCAA GTGCTCCACTCTGCTGGTTGTAGGAGATAATTCTCCAGCTGTGGAGGCCGTGGTCGACTGCAACTCTAAACTCAACCCCACAAAGACCACACTGCTCAAG ATGGCAGATTGTGGAGGACTTCCTCAGGTGGATCAG CCAGCCAAAGTGATTGAAGCCCTCAAATATTTTATCCAGGGCATGGGATACT tATCCAGTTCCAGCATGACCAGACTGCGGTCACGGACGACCTCCAGCTCCAGCATCTCGTCCCTCGATGGCTCTCGGAGCCGCGCACACACCAACGAGTTGCAGCGTGGCCGAACACACTCGCGCGGCACAGAGGAGAAGCGTGGGCGCTCGCACACTGATGTCTCCATGGAGAGTATTTCCAACAGTAATATGGACCAGATCATCTCAAAGTCCACTCAAGTGGCATGCTAG